CTGAATACCGAATTGGGGAAGAAACCGCTGGCTTGCCTGGAATATATTGTCGTGCACGAAATGGCCCACCTGCTGGAACCGACGCATAACAGCCGCTTTATTGAATTGATGGATCAATTTATGCCGAAATGGCGGTTTTACCGGGAAGAATTGAATCGTTTACCGGTTAGGCATGAGGATTGGGGTTATTGATTGGGCCAAGCAGTAAATTCTTGCTGGAATTCATGCCAGTAATAACTTACGGCGTATTGCGATGATCGCCGCACCAGCTCGGATCTTTTATATTGAATTATTAGATGCGGCTGTAATGAAAATATTGCAGATATTACGCATCAAAAAAACGGGCTACATTCTTTCATAACCTGTTGTTTCTATTGGCGTCCCCAACGAGATTCGAACTCGTGTTACCGCCGTGAAAGGGCGATGTCCTAGGCCTCTAGACGATGGGGACAATGTGATATGTCGTTACAGCGTCGCTTAATCCACAGTAGAAACTGGTGGAGATAAGCGGGATCGAACCGCTGACCTCTTGCATGCCATGCAAGCGCTCTCCCAGCTGAGCTATACCCCCTGATCAAAGGAACGTGGATTATACTGATGCGATGATGGCTTGTAAAGCAAAGATCAATCGGGGAATTTGCCGAGTTGATTGTTCATGCGGGCCAGCGTTTCATCGCGCCCGAGCAATGCCAGCACCGCGTCGATCGACGGCGTATGCACTTCGCCGGTGACCATCACTCGCAACGGCATCGCGATTTTCGGCAATTTCACGTCGTGCGCTTTGGCGGCGTTTTTAATTTCCTGATGAATCGCTTCGCGCGTCCATTCGATTTGCTTAAAGGTTTCCATCAATCCGGTCACGATCGGCTTGGCGTCCGCGGTCAAATGCTGCGTTTTCAGTTCCTCGGCGGGTTCCAGCGGGCGGTAAAAATACACCGCGGCATCGGCCAGTTCCTCGATAGTATTGACGCGCTCCTTGAGCAAATCGACGACTTGCGTCAGATCCGGGCCGCCGTTCAAAGGGCAGTTATCCTTGGCGAGAAAAGGCACCGCCAGCTCGGCCAAACGCGCGTTATCGGCGGTTTTGAGATATTGCTGGTTGATCCAGTGCAGTTTTTCCGGATTGAACTTAGCCGGGGAGCGGCTGATCGAGGACAGATCGAACCATTCGACCAGTTGCTCGCGGCTGAAAATTTCTTCATCGCCGTGCGACCACCCTAGCCTCGCCAGATAATTCAGCAGCGCTTCCGGCAGATAACCGTCGTCGCGGTATTGCATCACCGACACCGCGCCGTGCCGTTTTGACAACCGCTCGCCGTTGGCGCCCAAAATCATCGGCACATGCGCGTATTCCGGCAGCGTAGCGCCCAAGGCCTTGAGAATATTGATCTGGCGCGGGGTATTGTTGACGTGATCGTCGCCGCGAATGACATGGGTGATGTTCATATCCAGATCGTCGATGACCACGCTGAAGTTGTAAGTCGGCACGCCGTCGCCGCGCAGCAGCACCAGATCGTCGAGTTCGTTGTTGGCAACGGTGATTTTTCCCTTGATCTGATCGTTGAACGCAACATACCCATCCAGCGGGTTTTTGAAACGGATCACCGGTTTTACCCCGGCGGGCGGTGTTTTTTTGCTATCGCGCCAGCGGCCGTCGTAGCGCGGCTTTAAACCGGCGGCCAACTGCTGCTCGCGCATTTGCTCCAACTCTTCTTTGCTGGCGTAGCAATAGTAAGCCTGGTTATTTTTTAATAATTGCTCGGTAACCTCGTGGTAACGCGCCAACCGCTGCATCTGGTAAAACGGCCCTTCGTCGTAATCCAGCCCCAGCCACTCCATACCATCCAGAATCGCTTGTATCGACTGCTGCGTCGAGCGCTCCAGATCGGTGTCTTCGATGCGCAGAATGAATTCTCCGCCATGTTTGCGGGCATAAGCCCAGGAAAAAAGCGCGGTGCGCGCGCCGCCAATGTGGAGATAACCGGTGGGGCTTGGAGCGAAACGTGTGCGTACCTTCATGATTGTTGAATCGATTATTTAATAGCGAATAAATACGGGAAGCATAGTTTACGCGATTCTATAAAAGCCGTGTTCGCTTTGCCCGACTTTGATCCGCTGGCAAACGATAGTCGAAGCGGATTGCTAAACATGATTATAATGCGAGCAATTTAACCCAATGTTCAAATATGAACATCCGATGAAGCAGTCAACCCATGACCGGTTTAATCCATGACTTGATTTTTTCAGCCGCTGAACGCTCACCGGATGCGGCCGCGTTGTCCTATCAAAATCAATGGATGCGCTATGAAACATTGGCTGGAGAAATCGCAGCCAAAGCCGGCGGATTTCAGGCGCTCGGTTTGGCGCGCGGCGAACGAGCCGCCGTTTATCTGGAAAAGCGTTTCGAGGCGGTCATTGCTTTATTCGCGGCGTCCGCCGCTGGGGGTGTTTTTGTGCCGGTCAATCCGGTATTGAAGCCGGAGCAAGTCCGTCATATCCTGACCGATTGCAATGTGCGGATTCTGGTGACATCGCTGGAACGGCTCAAGCTGCTGCAGCAGGAATTGCCGTCATGCCGCGACTTGCATACCGTCGTAGTTACCGGCAGCAAAGGCGAATCTCCGGTCATTCCGGGGATTGCTGTCGTCAACTGGCATGAAATCGACGGCGTTAAGCTATCTCCGGCAACCATCGACAGCGACATGGCGGCGATCATTTATACTTCCGGCAGTACCGGCAAGCCTAAAGGCGTGGTGCTATCGCATCGCAATCTCATGGCCGGCGCCGAGAGCGTCACGCGGTATCTGCAAAACCGGGCGGACGACCGGATTTTGACCGTACTGCCACTCAGTTTCGATTATGGATTAAGTCAATTGACGACTGCATTCTATGCCGGCGCAACCAACATTCTGATGAATTATCTATTGCCGCGCGACATCATCCGCGCCGTTGACGAGCAGCAGGTTACCGGTATCGCAGCGGTCCCGCCGCTATGGATGCAACTGGCGCAACTGGATTGGGGCAAAGCATCGTCGTTGCGCTACATCACCAGCTCCGGCGGCACCCTGCCGCGCCCGGCATTGGATCGCTTGCGCACCGCTCTGCCGGATACGCACATCTTTTTGATGTATGGGTTCACCGAAGCTTTCCGCTCCACCTACCTGCAACCGCAAGAACTTGACCGGCGCCCCGATTCGATCGGCAAAGCAATCCCGAATGCCGAGGTATTGGTGCTGCGCGAAGACGGAACGCCGTGCGCGCCCGGCGAACCCGGAGAACTCGTTCATCGCGGCGCGCTGGTCGCGATGGGTTACTGGAACGATGCGGAAAAAACCGCCGCATGTTTTAAGCCGCTAAAACCACAGCACAGCGGCTTGACGATCCCGGAAATTGCCGCTTGGTCCGGCGATACCGTGCGCATGGATGCGGATGGTTATCTGTATTTCATTGAACGCCGCGATGAAATGATCAAGACATCCGGTTATCGCGTCAGCCCGACGGAAATCGAAGAAGTGATTTATGCCACCGGATACGTCGCGGAAGCGGTTGCCTGCGGCGTCCCACACCCCGCCATGGGCCAGGCAATTGCCGCGATTGTTACCCTCAAGGACGATTCCCGGATCGATGCGGATGTGCTGTTGAATGCCTGCAAACAACATTTACCGGCTTATATGCTGCCCAGTCATATCGAGATCCGCGAACACTGCCTGCCCAGAAACCCAAACGGCAAAGTCGACCGCAAGTTTTTATCCCGGCAATTGCAACAGCTATTTGACGGCTCCCAATGATAAACCGCCAGCTTCCGCAACATGCGCCACTGACGCAATTCGCCGTGCACGATGACTGCCTGCAAATCGGCGGCATGCTGTTGACCCGCCTGGCGCAGCGCGTCGGCTCCACACCGTTTTATGCCTACGACCGGCAAAAAATCACCGAGCGGGTGGCTTTGCTGCGCCAGCATCTGCCGCCGGAAATCCTGCTGCATTATGCCGTCAAAGCAAACCCGATGCCGGCTGTGGTGCAGCTTTTGGCGGGATTGACCGATGGCCTGGATGTCGCATCGGCTGGAGAAATGAAAATTGCACTCGACACGGGGATCGATCCCGGCAAAATCAGTTTTGCCGGGCCTGGAAAGAAAGCGTACGAGCTTCAAAGCGCGATCGCCGCCGGTGCTGTGCTCAACGTCGAATCCCAACAAGAATTGAAAACCATCGCGCAACAAGGAGCGGCGATGGATATCACACCGGCAGTGGCAATCCGCGTCAACCCGGATTTCGAGCTCAAGGCCGCGGGCATGAAAATGGGCGGCGGCGCCAAGCCTTTTGGAATCGATGCGGAGCAAATCCCCGGCGTACTCAGGGAAATTAGTTCACTAAACTTGGATTTCGTTGGATTTCATATCTTCAGCGGTTCACAGAACTTAAACGCCGCCGCCATTCAACAAGCGCAAGAACAGTCCATTCAGCTAGCAATTGAATTGGCCCGGCACGCGCCCTCGCCTGTGCGGTTGCTGAATATCGGCGGCGGCTTCGGTGTGCCCTATTTTCCGGGAGAACAGCCGCTGGATATCGCGGCTGTCGGCGATCATCTGCGCATTCTGATGCAACAGGTCCGGCGGCAATTGCCGGAGGCTGCGGTGGCACTGGAGCTGGGACGCTATCTGGTTGCCGAAGCGGGAATCTATGTGTGCCGCGTGCTGGAAAGAAAGCTATCGCGCGGGCAAGTCTTCCTCATAACGGATGGCGGGATGCACCACCATTTGGCTGCCTCCGGCAACTTCGGCCAGGTCATCCGCAAAAACTATCCGGTATTGATCGGAAATAAAGTACACGGCCATGAGCGCGAAATCGTTTCGGTAACCGGCCCGCTTTGCACGCCATTGGATGTCCTGGCTGAACAATTATCCATGGCGAAGGCTTCGGCGGGTGATCTGGTGGTCGTGTTGCAATCCGGCGCCTACGGATTGAGCGCCAGCCCCGTTGCCTTTCTGGGGCACCCCGAACCGGCCGAAGTCTTGGTTTGATTCCCCGCGTTGCATCAATCACTGCGTCAATGTTGTTTATTGTGCACAAGTCTTTAAGTATGCTGCAATTTTTAAGCTAAATAATAAAGATCAGTTGAATATTCGCTTTAAATATACTTAAATGATTGATAGATCCAATAAATATTACTTATTGAATGAAAAAGCTTTGTTTCGCATAACCGAAAAAAAGGAAATACACTGGAGATTCTGTGCTTTTTCACTGATGGGATGACGTAGCGGCGGTTTACCATTTTCACGCTTGCTTTCAAGCCAAAGTTTCCGGTTTCCAGCGTGAGTGAAAAAAGAGTATGACTTACTTGTTTAATTAGGTGATTCTATGAACGACTTGTATCAAAATTTTCAGAAGTTTTTTGAGATTGTTATCGCAGATACAGCCGAATTGCTTGAACATGTCTACAGAATCCGTTATCAGGTATTGTGCATAGAGCAACGTTTACCCGGATTTGATCCCGCGCATTGTCCGGATGAAAAGGAAAGAGACAACTACGACAGTCATTCCTGCCATGTGCTTTTGCGCCACCGGCCTAGCGGGGATTTTATCGGTACGGCGCGGTTAATTCTACCTGCTTTGTCAAAACCTGAAAAACCTCTACCCGTCGAGTTGTACAGTCAAACCGATCCCATGCTTTGCGATATCAAGGCATTACCACGCCAGCAAACTGCTGAAATTTCCCGTTTCCTGATCAAGAGTCAATTCGACCGGCGCAGAGACGAGCGGCGCAGGGAAGACCGCCGCAAAGAAACAACCGATGCCGCCAGCGAAAAAAGAAGCACGCAAGACCGCCGGTCATCGGATCGCCGCTCTGGATTGACTATCGGATTGGTGCTGATGTCCGGCGTGATGCGCATGTCGGTCAAATATAATATCAGGCATTGGTTAATAGTCACTGAGCCTGCAGTGAATAAGCTAATGGGTTTTTACGGTTTGGATTTTAATCCAATCGGACCGCCAATTGATTATCATGGCATACGTCGGCCTTATTATGCAAAAGTAGAAGATATCCTCGAGAAAATGTACAACGAGCATCGCGATGCCTGGG
This is a stretch of genomic DNA from Nitrosomonas sp. sh817. It encodes these proteins:
- a CDS encoding acyl-CoA ligase (AMP-forming), exosortase A system-associated; this translates as MTGLIHDLIFSAAERSPDAAALSYQNQWMRYETLAGEIAAKAGGFQALGLARGERAAVYLEKRFEAVIALFAASAAGGVFVPVNPVLKPEQVRHILTDCNVRILVTSLERLKLLQQELPSCRDLHTVVVTGSKGESPVIPGIAVVNWHEIDGVKLSPATIDSDMAAIIYTSGSTGKPKGVVLSHRNLMAGAESVTRYLQNRADDRILTVLPLSFDYGLSQLTTAFYAGATNILMNYLLPRDIIRAVDEQQVTGIAAVPPLWMQLAQLDWGKASSLRYITSSGGTLPRPALDRLRTALPDTHIFLMYGFTEAFRSTYLQPQELDRRPDSIGKAIPNAEVLVLREDGTPCAPGEPGELVHRGALVAMGYWNDAEKTAACFKPLKPQHSGLTIPEIAAWSGDTVRMDADGYLYFIERRDEMIKTSGYRVSPTEIEEVIYATGYVAEAVACGVPHPAMGQAIAAIVTLKDDSRIDADVLLNACKQHLPAYMLPSHIEIREHCLPRNPNGKVDRKFLSRQLQQLFDGSQ
- the gltX gene encoding glutamate--tRNA ligase; this translates as MKVRTRFAPSPTGYLHIGGARTALFSWAYARKHGGEFILRIEDTDLERSTQQSIQAILDGMEWLGLDYDEGPFYQMQRLARYHEVTEQLLKNNQAYYCYASKEELEQMREQQLAAGLKPRYDGRWRDSKKTPPAGVKPVIRFKNPLDGYVAFNDQIKGKITVANNELDDLVLLRGDGVPTYNFSVVIDDLDMNITHVIRGDDHVNNTPRQINILKALGATLPEYAHVPMILGANGERLSKRHGAVSVMQYRDDGYLPEALLNYLARLGWSHGDEEIFSREQLVEWFDLSSISRSPAKFNPEKLHWINQQYLKTADNARLAELAVPFLAKDNCPLNGGPDLTQVVDLLKERVNTIEELADAAVYFYRPLEPAEELKTQHLTADAKPIVTGLMETFKQIEWTREAIHQEIKNAAKAHDVKLPKIAMPLRVMVTGEVHTPSIDAVLALLGRDETLARMNNQLGKFPD
- a CDS encoding PEP-CTERM/exosortase system-associated acyltransferase, with product MNDLYQNFQKFFEIVIADTAELLEHVYRIRYQVLCIEQRLPGFDPAHCPDEKERDNYDSHSCHVLLRHRPSGDFIGTARLILPALSKPEKPLPVELYSQTDPMLCDIKALPRQQTAEISRFLIKSQFDRRRDERRREDRRKETTDAASEKRSTQDRRSSDRRSGLTIGLVLMSGVMRMSVKYNIRHWLIVTEPAVNKLMGFYGLDFNPIGPPIDYHGIRRPYYAKVEDILEKMYNEHRDAWEVVTDRGAYSLIRIN
- a CDS encoding pyridoxal-dependent decarboxylase, exosortase A system-associated; translated protein: MINRQLPQHAPLTQFAVHDDCLQIGGMLLTRLAQRVGSTPFYAYDRQKITERVALLRQHLPPEILLHYAVKANPMPAVVQLLAGLTDGLDVASAGEMKIALDTGIDPGKISFAGPGKKAYELQSAIAAGAVLNVESQQELKTIAQQGAAMDITPAVAIRVNPDFELKAAGMKMGGGAKPFGIDAEQIPGVLREISSLNLDFVGFHIFSGSQNLNAAAIQQAQEQSIQLAIELARHAPSPVRLLNIGGGFGVPYFPGEQPLDIAAVGDHLRILMQQVRRQLPEAAVALELGRYLVAEAGIYVCRVLERKLSRGQVFLITDGGMHHHLAASGNFGQVIRKNYPVLIGNKVHGHEREIVSVTGPLCTPLDVLAEQLSMAKASAGDLVVVLQSGAYGLSASPVAFLGHPEPAEVLV